Proteins encoded in a region of the Amphiprion ocellaris isolate individual 3 ecotype Okinawa chromosome 21, ASM2253959v1, whole genome shotgun sequence genome:
- the nap1l1 gene encoding nucleosome assembly protein 1-like 1 isoform X1, which yields MADMDNKDQAEMDPADMEDVEEVEEEETGGDENSKARQLTVQMMQNPQILAALQERLDGLNGSPSGYMESLPKVVKRRVNALKNLQVKCAHIEAKFYEEVHELERKYAALYQPLFDKRSDIVKAAYEPTDEECEWKADEEEELTVSKQDEMKEKAKLEEEKKDEEKEDPKGIPEFWLTVFKNVDLLSDMLQEHDEPILKHLQDIKVKFSDPGQPMSFTLEFHFEPNDFFTNTVLTKTYKMRSEPDENDPFSFDGPEIMCCTGCTIDWTKGKNVTLKTIKKKQKHKGRGTVRTVTKTVPNDSFFNFFTPPEVPENGELDEDSEAVLAADFEIGHFIRERIVPRAVLYFTGEAIEDDDDDYDEEGEEADDEEGEEEADEENDPDYDPKKDAAPPAECKQQ from the exons ATGGCAGACATGGACAA CAAAGACCAGGCTGAGATGGACCCGGCAGATATGGAAGATGTGGAGGaagtggaagaggaggagacggGGGGAGATGAAAACAGCAAAG CTCGCCAGCTGACTGTGCAGATGATGCAGAATCCACAGATCCTGGCTGCGCTGCAGGAGAGGCTGGATGGTCTGAATGGCTCACCATCAGGATACATGGAGAG TTTACCAAAGGTTGTAAAGAGACGTGTAAACGCCCTGAAGAACCTACAGGTCAAATGTGCCCACATTGAAGCCAAGTTCTACGAAGAAGTCCATGAACTGGAGAGAAAGTATGCAGCCCTCTACCAGCCCCTCTTTGACAAA AGAAGTGACATAGTGAAAGCAGCCTATGAGCCCACAGATGAGGAGTGTGAATGGAAGGCggatgaagaggaagagctGACAGTAAGTAAGCAG GATGAGATGAAGGAGAAGGCCAAGttagaggaagagaagaaggacGAGGAGAAGGAAGACCCCAAAGGCATCCCCGAGTTCTGGTTAACGGTTTTCAAAAACGTGGACCTGCTCAGTGACATGCTGCAG GAACACGATGAACCCATCCTTAAACATTTACAAGATATTAAAGTAAAATTCTCAGATCCAGGACAGCCAATG AGCTTCACATTAGAGTTCCACTTTGAGCCCAACGACTTCTTCACAAACACAGTGTTGACGAAAACCTACAAGATGAGGTCAGAGCCCGACGAGAACGACCCCTTCTCCTTCGACGGACCAGAGATCATGTGCTGCACAGG TTGCACGATTGACTGGACGAAGGGCAAGAACGTCACGTTGAAAACAATcaagaagaaacagaagcacAAGGGCCGTGGCACAGTCAGGACAGTCACCAAAACGGTCCCCAATGACTCCTTCTTCAACTTCTTCACCCCGCCAGAGG TTCCAGAAAATGGAGAGTTG GATGAAGACTCGGAGGCAGTTCTGGCTGCCGACTTTGAAATCGGCCACTTCATCCGTGAGCGCATCGTACCTCGGGCTGTGCTCTACTTCACAGGAGAGGCCATAGaggatgacgatgatgat tacgATGAAGAGGGCGAGGAGGCGGATGATGAG GAAGGTGAAGAGGAGGCTGATGAGGAGAACGACCCCGACTATGATCCCAAG
- the nap1l1 gene encoding nucleosome assembly protein 1-like 1 isoform X3, translated as MADMDNKDQAEMDPADMEDVEEVEEEETGGDENSKARQLTVQMMQNPQILAALQERLDGLNGSPSGYMESLPKVVKRRVNALKNLQVKCAHIEAKFYEEVHELERKYAALYQPLFDKRSDIVKAAYEPTDEECEWKADEEEELTVSKQDEMKEKAKLEEEKKDEEKEDPKGIPEFWLTVFKNVDLLSDMLQEHDEPILKHLQDIKVKFSDPGQPMSFTLEFHFEPNDFFTNTVLTKTYKMRSEPDENDPFSFDGPEIMCCTGCTIDWTKGKNVTLKTIKKKQKHKGRGTVRTVTKTVPNDSFFNFFTPPEVPENGELDEDSEAVLAADFEIGHFIRERIVPRAVLYFTGEAIEDDDDDYDEEGEEADDEEGEEEADEENDPDYDPKV; from the exons ATGGCAGACATGGACAA CAAAGACCAGGCTGAGATGGACCCGGCAGATATGGAAGATGTGGAGGaagtggaagaggaggagacggGGGGAGATGAAAACAGCAAAG CTCGCCAGCTGACTGTGCAGATGATGCAGAATCCACAGATCCTGGCTGCGCTGCAGGAGAGGCTGGATGGTCTGAATGGCTCACCATCAGGATACATGGAGAG TTTACCAAAGGTTGTAAAGAGACGTGTAAACGCCCTGAAGAACCTACAGGTCAAATGTGCCCACATTGAAGCCAAGTTCTACGAAGAAGTCCATGAACTGGAGAGAAAGTATGCAGCCCTCTACCAGCCCCTCTTTGACAAA AGAAGTGACATAGTGAAAGCAGCCTATGAGCCCACAGATGAGGAGTGTGAATGGAAGGCggatgaagaggaagagctGACAGTAAGTAAGCAG GATGAGATGAAGGAGAAGGCCAAGttagaggaagagaagaaggacGAGGAGAAGGAAGACCCCAAAGGCATCCCCGAGTTCTGGTTAACGGTTTTCAAAAACGTGGACCTGCTCAGTGACATGCTGCAG GAACACGATGAACCCATCCTTAAACATTTACAAGATATTAAAGTAAAATTCTCAGATCCAGGACAGCCAATG AGCTTCACATTAGAGTTCCACTTTGAGCCCAACGACTTCTTCACAAACACAGTGTTGACGAAAACCTACAAGATGAGGTCAGAGCCCGACGAGAACGACCCCTTCTCCTTCGACGGACCAGAGATCATGTGCTGCACAGG TTGCACGATTGACTGGACGAAGGGCAAGAACGTCACGTTGAAAACAATcaagaagaaacagaagcacAAGGGCCGTGGCACAGTCAGGACAGTCACCAAAACGGTCCCCAATGACTCCTTCTTCAACTTCTTCACCCCGCCAGAGG TTCCAGAAAATGGAGAGTTG GATGAAGACTCGGAGGCAGTTCTGGCTGCCGACTTTGAAATCGGCCACTTCATCCGTGAGCGCATCGTACCTCGGGCTGTGCTCTACTTCACAGGAGAGGCCATAGaggatgacgatgatgat tacgATGAAGAGGGCGAGGAGGCGGATGATGAG GAAGGTGAAGAGGAGGCTGATGAGGAGAACGACCCCGACTATGATCCCAAG
- the nap1l1 gene encoding nucleosome assembly protein 1-like 1 isoform X2, producing MADMDNKDQAEMDPADMEDVEEVEEEETGGDENSKARQLTVQMMQNPQILAALQERLDGLNGSPSGYMESLPKVVKRRVNALKNLQVKCAHIEAKFYEEVHELERKYAALYQPLFDKRSDIVKAAYEPTDEECEWKADEEEELTDEMKEKAKLEEEKKDEEKEDPKGIPEFWLTVFKNVDLLSDMLQEHDEPILKHLQDIKVKFSDPGQPMSFTLEFHFEPNDFFTNTVLTKTYKMRSEPDENDPFSFDGPEIMCCTGCTIDWTKGKNVTLKTIKKKQKHKGRGTVRTVTKTVPNDSFFNFFTPPEVPENGELDEDSEAVLAADFEIGHFIRERIVPRAVLYFTGEAIEDDDDDYDEEGEEADDEEGEEEADEENDPDYDPKKDAAPPAECKQQ from the exons ATGGCAGACATGGACAA CAAAGACCAGGCTGAGATGGACCCGGCAGATATGGAAGATGTGGAGGaagtggaagaggaggagacggGGGGAGATGAAAACAGCAAAG CTCGCCAGCTGACTGTGCAGATGATGCAGAATCCACAGATCCTGGCTGCGCTGCAGGAGAGGCTGGATGGTCTGAATGGCTCACCATCAGGATACATGGAGAG TTTACCAAAGGTTGTAAAGAGACGTGTAAACGCCCTGAAGAACCTACAGGTCAAATGTGCCCACATTGAAGCCAAGTTCTACGAAGAAGTCCATGAACTGGAGAGAAAGTATGCAGCCCTCTACCAGCCCCTCTTTGACAAA AGAAGTGACATAGTGAAAGCAGCCTATGAGCCCACAGATGAGGAGTGTGAATGGAAGGCggatgaagaggaagagctGACA GATGAGATGAAGGAGAAGGCCAAGttagaggaagagaagaaggacGAGGAGAAGGAAGACCCCAAAGGCATCCCCGAGTTCTGGTTAACGGTTTTCAAAAACGTGGACCTGCTCAGTGACATGCTGCAG GAACACGATGAACCCATCCTTAAACATTTACAAGATATTAAAGTAAAATTCTCAGATCCAGGACAGCCAATG AGCTTCACATTAGAGTTCCACTTTGAGCCCAACGACTTCTTCACAAACACAGTGTTGACGAAAACCTACAAGATGAGGTCAGAGCCCGACGAGAACGACCCCTTCTCCTTCGACGGACCAGAGATCATGTGCTGCACAGG TTGCACGATTGACTGGACGAAGGGCAAGAACGTCACGTTGAAAACAATcaagaagaaacagaagcacAAGGGCCGTGGCACAGTCAGGACAGTCACCAAAACGGTCCCCAATGACTCCTTCTTCAACTTCTTCACCCCGCCAGAGG TTCCAGAAAATGGAGAGTTG GATGAAGACTCGGAGGCAGTTCTGGCTGCCGACTTTGAAATCGGCCACTTCATCCGTGAGCGCATCGTACCTCGGGCTGTGCTCTACTTCACAGGAGAGGCCATAGaggatgacgatgatgat tacgATGAAGAGGGCGAGGAGGCGGATGATGAG GAAGGTGAAGAGGAGGCTGATGAGGAGAACGACCCCGACTATGATCCCAAG